One segment of Leptospiraceae bacterium DNA contains the following:
- a CDS encoding YifB family Mg chelatase-like AAA ATPase produces MNINMSYAFSSNLDGLSTRTIRVEVNMKRGIPRFTIVGLAATNIKESTERVHIAIENSGFYFPLQSILVNLAPAGSKKDGSWFDLSIAFMILLLSEQIRCTINLDEFLFLGELGLDGSVKPMRGLINILLNAKREKFTSVIVPYDNRFEANILEGLSIYTISHLSELEAIVTGKKEKEISGKKYEQYRPIFGSIKLFNDQLFAMRAITIAVAGKHHMLMTGNPGAGKTMLARIAGDLQPPLTEEEYIEILRIKSNAESLLSEDSLRVKRPFRSPHHTASDISVVGGGRDSRMGEITLAHNGILFLDELGEFKPQVVHALREPLEEGRITISRVNYHTTYPASFLLIAATNPCPCGFAGSNIKACNCSEVRIQKYLSKLSGPFIDRMDLNIELNTFLKDQRNTVDVDLNITYSSIERARLIQMDRYKNSPYSFNGQVEGRFVNEIFSLRPEAETLWQEILNSPENSVRKIHKIKKIARTIADLQASENIQAVHIHEAIQLNKFILKPIRIAA; encoded by the coding sequence ATGAATATAAATATGAGTTATGCTTTTAGTTCTAACCTAGACGGATTATCTACTCGAACCATTCGCGTAGAAGTTAATATGAAAAGAGGCATTCCTCGTTTTACTATCGTTGGACTTGCGGCGACTAACATCAAAGAATCCACAGAAAGAGTTCATATCGCCATTGAAAACAGTGGATTTTATTTTCCATTACAGAGCATACTCGTAAACCTCGCACCCGCCGGTTCAAAAAAGGATGGAAGTTGGTTTGATCTTTCCATTGCATTTATGATTTTACTTCTAAGTGAACAAATCAGATGCACAATCAATTTGGATGAATTTTTATTTTTGGGAGAACTCGGATTAGATGGAAGTGTAAAACCGATGCGTGGTCTAATCAATATTTTACTCAATGCCAAAAGAGAAAAATTTACATCCGTGATCGTACCTTACGACAATCGTTTCGAGGCAAATATTTTAGAAGGACTTAGTATTTACACAATTTCCCATCTATCTGAATTGGAAGCTATTGTAACAGGTAAAAAAGAAAAAGAAATTTCAGGAAAAAAATACGAACAATACCGCCCTATATTTGGGTCTATTAAACTTTTTAATGATCAATTATTTGCAATGCGAGCCATTACAATTGCAGTAGCGGGTAAACACCATATGCTTATGACAGGAAATCCAGGAGCCGGTAAAACAATGTTAGCCCGCATTGCTGGAGACTTACAACCACCACTCACAGAAGAGGAATACATAGAAATTCTAAGAATTAAATCAAACGCAGAATCTTTATTATCCGAAGATTCATTGCGAGTGAAAAGACCTTTTAGAAGTCCTCATCATACTGCATCAGATATATCAGTTGTAGGGGGTGGACGTGACTCTAGGATGGGTGAGATCACTCTCGCGCACAACGGTATTTTATTTTTAGATGAACTCGGAGAATTTAAACCACAAGTTGTACACGCTCTCCGAGAACCACTAGAGGAAGGAAGAATCACAATTTCCCGAGTTAATTATCATACAACGTATCCAGCTTCCTTTTTACTAATAGCGGCTACAAATCCTTGTCCTTGTGGTTTTGCTGGAAGTAATATCAAAGCATGTAATTGTTCCGAAGTTCGGATTCAAAAATACCTATCCAAACTTTCTGGTCCTTTTATAGATCGAATGGATTTAAACATCGAATTAAATACATTTTTAAAAGACCAAAGAAATACGGTAGATGTTGATTTAAATATTACGTATTCTTCTATTGAAAGAGCTAGACTAATCCAAATGGATAGATACAAAAACTCTCCTTATTCTTTTAATGGGCAAGTGGAAGGTAGATTCGTAAATGAAATATTTTCTCTCCGACCAGAAGCTGAAACACTTTGGCAGGAAATTCTAAATTCTCCGGAAAATTCAGTCCGAAAGATTCATAAAATAAAAAAAATTGCGCGCACCATCGCAGATTTGCAAGCATCCGAAAATATTCAAGCCGTACATATTCATGAAGCAATCCAATTAAACAAATTCATTCTAAAACCAATTCGAATAGCCGCCTAA
- a CDS encoding DUF4178 domain-containing protein produces the protein MKASCPSCGADVPFKSRFAFMAVCVYCKSTIVRHDQNLDTLGKMSDMPADMSPLQIGTTGIYEKEKFEILGRQKIGYENGTWNEWYILFQDGTDAWLADAQGFLMVSFENRGFKDFPSVTSLSPGTNVTLGKIKYTVDDIKQITCKGSQGELPFQCLVGRKSTSIDLVAKGGLFANIDYATNETHLFMGRYVEAEELELKNLRQVDGW, from the coding sequence ATGAAAGCCTCTTGTCCATCGTGTGGAGCGGATGTTCCCTTCAAGTCTAGATTTGCGTTTATGGCAGTCTGTGTTTATTGCAAATCCACCATTGTTAGGCATGATCAAAATCTAGACACTCTTGGAAAGATGAGTGATATGCCTGCTGATATGAGCCCATTACAAATCGGAACTACTGGTATTTACGAAAAAGAGAAATTTGAAATTCTAGGTCGACAGAAGATTGGCTATGAAAATGGAACTTGGAATGAATGGTACATTTTGTTCCAAGACGGCACAGATGCTTGGTTAGCGGATGCACAGGGGTTTCTCATGGTTAGCTTCGAAAATAGAGGCTTTAAAGATTTTCCGTCGGTTACTTCCTTATCACCTGGAACAAACGTTACCCTTGGAAAAATAAAATATACTGTAGATGATATTAAACAGATAACTTGCAAAGGTAGCCAAGGAGAACTTCCATTTCAATGCCTAGTAGGTAGAAAGTCTACTAGCATAGATCTTGTAGCTAAGGGAGGCCTATTTGCAAATATCGATTATGCGACAAACGAAACACATTTATTTATGGGAAGATATGTCGAAGCAGAAGAACTAGAACTAAAAAATCTCAGACAAGTGGATGGCTGGTAA
- the ispG gene encoding (E)-4-hydroxy-3-methylbut-2-enyl-diphosphate synthase, whose translation MNLRYNIFPFSYKRLLTREVKVGDVGIGGKNPIRIQSMTTSDTQYTKSTVQQIIDLTDVGCEIVRLTVPSMADAENLINIRNELKRLNCKTPLVADIHFTPSVAMKVVEYVEKVRINPGNFADKKKFAVKEYTDSEYKEELYRIADTFIPLVRRCKELGVSMRIGTNHGSLSDRIMNRYGDTPAGMCESALEFIRIAESENFKNIIVSMKSSNPIVMVQAYRLLASKFLEYDINYPLHLGVTEAGNGIDGRIKSSIGIGSLLEDGIGDTIRVSLTEDAVSEIPVAKRLVKKYNDLFKKQMEREKSIRVPPAITVSDNTSYSEFRNPFQYERFYSASVPIGDLRIGEKYPIRVETAFDIHTVTPESLENTILTQTKINENVKHEILSFLLQNESDLKKLLTLKKTTKLKLPFSANLGAFDSRILEHSHSLLQFEKIVFNPFYYNFRSQNFILFLKSFQDRDKTCEFKIPAEDLSVVPDLIKVLQTNKITNIIFSLETNEILMDYRKLAFLLQNSEFPILLFGKFENIEETLYGSSVGVGGLFVDGIGDVIRLVSENSNPNEVLNLSFDILQATRLRTSKTEFISCPSCGRTLFDLQETTARIKKRTGHLVGVKIAIMGCIVNGPGEMADADFGYVGAGPGKVHLYFGKTIVSKSIPSELADEKLIELIKEKGMWKEP comes from the coding sequence ATGAATTTACGATATAATATATTCCCATTTAGCTATAAAAGACTCCTTACTCGAGAAGTAAAAGTGGGAGACGTGGGAATTGGCGGTAAGAACCCAATCCGAATCCAGTCGATGACCACTTCCGACACCCAATACACAAAATCAACAGTACAACAAATTATAGATTTAACAGATGTTGGATGCGAGATTGTAAGACTGACCGTACCGTCTATGGCTGATGCAGAAAATCTAATTAATATAAGAAACGAACTAAAACGATTAAATTGTAAAACTCCTCTTGTGGCAGATATCCATTTTACCCCATCCGTCGCAATGAAAGTTGTAGAATACGTCGAAAAAGTAAGAATCAATCCTGGAAATTTTGCGGATAAGAAGAAGTTTGCGGTAAAAGAATACACTGATTCTGAATACAAAGAAGAACTATATAGAATAGCTGATACATTTATTCCACTTGTAAGACGCTGTAAAGAATTAGGAGTATCGATGCGAATTGGGACAAATCATGGTTCTCTCTCGGACAGAATTATGAATCGATATGGTGATACACCGGCGGGAATGTGTGAGTCTGCTTTAGAATTTATTCGTATCGCTGAATCAGAAAATTTTAAAAATATTATTGTATCAATGAAATCCTCCAATCCAATCGTTATGGTACAGGCATACAGGCTATTAGCTTCAAAATTTTTAGAGTATGATATAAATTATCCTCTACATTTAGGTGTTACGGAAGCAGGCAATGGAATAGATGGTCGGATAAAGTCGTCAATTGGAATTGGATCTTTACTAGAAGATGGAATTGGCGATACAATACGTGTTTCTCTTACTGAAGATGCAGTATCCGAAATTCCTGTCGCAAAACGACTAGTTAAAAAATACAACGACTTATTCAAGAAACAAATGGAGCGCGAAAAATCAATTCGTGTTCCGCCAGCAATTACAGTTTCGGATAATACATCTTATTCGGAATTTAGAAATCCTTTTCAATACGAAAGATTTTATAGCGCATCCGTTCCTATTGGAGATTTAAGAATTGGGGAAAAATATCCAATTCGAGTGGAAACAGCATTTGATATTCATACTGTAACTCCAGAGTCTTTAGAAAATACAATACTAACACAAACTAAAATCAATGAAAATGTAAAACACGAAATTCTATCTTTCCTTTTACAAAATGAATCTGATCTAAAAAAGTTACTTACGTTAAAAAAAACTACCAAATTAAAACTTCCATTTTCAGCAAATTTAGGTGCATTTGATAGTCGGATTCTCGAACATTCCCATTCCCTTTTACAATTTGAAAAAATTGTATTTAACCCTTTTTATTATAATTTCCGTTCGCAAAATTTTATTTTATTTTTAAAAAGTTTTCAAGATAGAGATAAAACCTGTGAATTTAAGATACCTGCAGAAGATTTAAGTGTTGTTCCTGATTTAATTAAAGTACTACAAACTAACAAGATTACAAATATTATCTTCTCATTAGAAACCAATGAGATATTGATGGATTACAGAAAACTAGCCTTTCTTTTGCAAAATTCAGAATTTCCAATTTTATTATTTGGGAAGTTTGAAAATATAGAAGAGACACTCTATGGTTCTTCTGTCGGAGTCGGAGGACTTTTTGTAGATGGAATCGGCGATGTGATTCGTTTGGTATCCGAAAATTCAAATCCTAATGAAGTATTAAATTTAAGTTTTGATATCCTCCAAGCAACTAGACTTAGAACATCCAAAACCGAATTTATATCCTGTCCATCCTGCGGCAGAACACTGTTTGACTTACAAGAAACAACCGCTCGAATCAAAAAAAGAACAGGCCATTTAGTTGGTGTAAAGATTGCGATTATGGGATGCATAGTTAATGGTCCAGGAGAAATGGCTGATGCCGACTTCGGTTATGTCGGAGCCGGTCCTGGCAAAGTACATTTGTATTTCGGAAAAACAATTGTTTCCAAATCTATCCCGAGTGAATTAGCTGATGAAAAACTCATCGAGTTAATCAAAGAAAAAGGGATGTGGAAAGAGCCATGA
- a CDS encoding SDR family NAD(P)-dependent oxidoreductase yields MKDLKNKVAVVTGASQGIGRAIAISLSKEGCILALIARGKDGLDKVAQEIKDLGGQAYIFPCDVSNLKKVAEVIQSIESQLSRIDILVNNAGLGTFKPLSITSYEETIQPVLLPFGSAMVASHAVIKGMITRKSGHIVNLTSPAGYFPLPNMIPYTAARYAMVGMSLSLYEELYDKGIGVSLLCPGHVDTGYFERNDASMDWYPKIVKFFPTIQPEVVGAKAVYAIKNNKREVIFPTILWFIVRYFQTFPSSTLWFLKLTGLFKPSKTLI; encoded by the coding sequence ATGAAAGATTTAAAAAATAAAGTAGCAGTAGTTACAGGAGCATCTCAGGGAATTGGACGGGCAATCGCCATTAGCCTTTCTAAAGAAGGATGTATTCTTGCACTTATTGCTCGTGGTAAAGATGGTCTTGATAAAGTAGCACAAGAAATTAAAGACTTGGGGGGACAGGCATACATTTTCCCCTGCGATGTTAGTAATTTAAAAAAAGTAGCGGAGGTCATACAGTCCATTGAGTCTCAATTGTCTAGGATTGATATTCTAGTGAATAACGCTGGACTAGGAACATTTAAACCACTTTCAATTACAAGTTATGAAGAAACCATTCAACCTGTCCTGCTGCCTTTTGGTTCTGCAATGGTAGCTTCACATGCTGTAATTAAAGGAATGATAACACGTAAATCGGGTCATATCGTAAATCTAACAAGTCCTGCCGGTTACTTCCCATTACCCAATATGATTCCCTATACAGCGGCTCGATATGCGATGGTCGGTATGTCACTTTCTTTATATGAAGAACTGTATGACAAAGGAATTGGAGTTTCATTACTTTGCCCAGGTCATGTAGATACTGGATACTTCGAAAGAAATGATGCGAGTATGGACTGGTATCCCAAAATTGTAAAATTTTTTCCTACCATCCAACCTGAAGTTGTAGGGGCAAAAGCAGTGTATGCGATAAAGAACAATAAACGAGAAGTAATATTTCCAACTATTCTTTGGTTTATTGTAAGGTATTTCCAAACATTTCCGAGTAGCACACTTTGGTTTTTAAAATTGACTGGTTTATTTAAACCCAGTAAAACTCTAATTTAA
- a CDS encoding DUF4178 domain-containing protein — translation MEEPKRPFVKTFSCPNCAGSVTIRAIGSSINVVCSYCSSIIDTNDENYKVVDTFTNKIKRRQVIGLGQRGELFGTLWETIGYMERVEQTGNYTWSEYLLFNPLKGFRWLTEYGGHWSFVTTIKDTPELYPNVGNNSGTELAVPNYAYHKNTSYQIFSNGTAKVTFVIGEFYWQVRVGEIVNMQEFIAPPETLSLEKNAEERIWSVGVYTNADTIKNAFQVELPMPFQTGIAPNQPSPHGADTAVKVKKLWKYFAFTILIIQIGFCLGNKTEELYKGTMVFSANEKTKVTPPFEINMETTTLEINFSSPVENSWIEIGGELVNDGNGDTVEFEQGIEYYSGTDSDGAWSEGSTSASEKIPSISKGKYHLNIEVSAPSLESNTKNLFTSADNLGKPVTVLVEIKTGGLLWSNFIFALIFISVFPIYIAWRSRRFEVNRWSESDFSPYNSFDSDEDDE, via the coding sequence ATGGAAGAACCCAAACGCCCTTTTGTAAAAACTTTTAGCTGTCCAAATTGTGCGGGAAGTGTAACCATTCGTGCGATAGGAAGTTCAATCAACGTAGTTTGCAGCTACTGTTCTTCCATAATAGATACAAATGATGAAAACTACAAAGTAGTAGATACGTTTACAAATAAAATCAAACGAAGACAAGTGATTGGTCTAGGACAACGAGGCGAACTATTCGGAACCCTTTGGGAAACAATTGGTTACATGGAACGAGTCGAACAGACTGGAAATTATACTTGGAGCGAATACTTATTATTTAACCCTCTTAAAGGATTTCGATGGCTAACAGAATACGGCGGACATTGGAGTTTTGTAACAACGATTAAAGATACGCCAGAACTTTATCCAAATGTAGGAAATAATTCAGGAACTGAATTAGCTGTTCCCAATTATGCTTATCATAAAAACACAAGTTACCAAATTTTTAGTAATGGAACAGCTAAGGTAACTTTTGTTATCGGAGAGTTCTATTGGCAAGTTCGCGTTGGAGAAATAGTGAACATGCAAGAGTTCATTGCTCCCCCAGAAACTTTGAGTTTAGAAAAAAATGCAGAAGAACGAATTTGGTCTGTTGGTGTTTATACAAATGCAGATACAATTAAAAATGCATTTCAAGTAGAATTACCAATGCCATTCCAAACAGGAATTGCGCCAAATCAGCCTTCTCCACACGGAGCAGATACAGCAGTAAAAGTAAAAAAACTTTGGAAATACTTTGCATTTACTATACTCATAATCCAAATTGGATTTTGTTTAGGAAATAAAACAGAAGAATTATACAAAGGCACAATGGTATTTTCCGCTAATGAAAAAACAAAAGTAACACCTCCCTTTGAAATTAACATGGAAACTACTACACTTGAAATAAATTTTTCCTCCCCTGTAGAAAATAGTTGGATCGAAATTGGAGGGGAATTAGTCAATGACGGTAACGGTGATACGGTAGAATTTGAACAGGGTATCGAATATTACTCCGGAACGGATAGTGATGGAGCTTGGTCGGAAGGCAGCACTTCAGCTAGCGAAAAAATTCCCTCGATTTCAAAGGGCAAATACCATTTGAATATTGAAGTAAGTGCTCCCTCTTTAGAATCTAATACAAAAAACTTATTTACGTCGGCGGATAATTTAGGTAAACCAGTAACGGTATTAGTAGAAATCAAAACGGGTGGGTTACTGTGGTCTAATTTCATTTTTGCCCTAATTTTCATTTCTGTTTTCCCCATTTACATTGCTTGGAGAAGTCGTCGATTCGAAGTTAACCGCTGGTCTGAAAGTGATTTTTCTCCCTACAATTCTTTTGATTCTGATGAGGATGACGAATAA
- a CDS encoding polyphosphate kinase, with translation MMHLKDFDQSPSVGKSAYDVVEKDLQERLYILFSEASKQKKATILILEGWAGSGKGDLLKSITTRLDPRKLRVYSLENSEEKNKTHHFLYDYWNRLPLYGENAIFDGSWYSRVSYEKQERVINKREYNDAFKSILNFEETLHADRYIILKYFLNISPKEQKKRFKKASDEGKKWMVSESDWKQLKNYSSYERLYEEYLNKTDTQICPWNIVSAKNKYYCRIFVMESIIRILEEKLKLDSKQMLLILKNQEQQAI, from the coding sequence ATGATGCATTTAAAAGATTTCGACCAATCTCCCTCAGTGGGAAAATCAGCTTACGATGTAGTGGAAAAAGATTTACAAGAAAGATTGTACATTCTTTTCAGTGAAGCCAGTAAACAAAAAAAGGCAACCATTCTCATTTTAGAAGGATGGGCAGGATCTGGAAAAGGAGATCTATTAAAAAGTATCACTACTCGATTAGATCCGCGCAAACTCCGCGTTTACTCCTTGGAAAATTCCGAAGAAAAAAATAAAACTCATCATTTTTTATATGATTATTGGAATCGACTTCCACTCTACGGAGAAAATGCTATTTTTGATGGTTCTTGGTATTCGAGAGTTAGTTATGAAAAACAGGAAAGAGTAATCAACAAAAGAGAATACAATGACGCATTTAAATCAATTTTAAATTTTGAAGAAACACTCCACGCTGATCGATACATTATTTTAAAATATTTCTTAAATATCTCTCCGAAAGAACAAAAAAAACGATTCAAGAAAGCAAGCGATGAAGGAAAAAAATGGATGGTATCCGAAAGCGATTGGAAACAACTCAAAAATTATTCAAGTTATGAACGTTTATATGAAGAATATTTAAATAAAACAGATACACAAATTTGTCCATGGAATATTGTTTCCGCAAAAAATAAATACTATTGTAGGATATTTGTAATGGAATCGATTATTCGAATTTTAGAAGAAAAATTAAAATTAGACTCCAAACAAATGTTACTCATATTAAAAAACCAAGAACAGCAGGCAATCTAA
- a CDS encoding NAD(P)-binding protein: MPTDKFSINRKQFLKITGLTGIGLLGSYYGLNKFLSPKEYSFTGKISGANFKMGHLLRTGISEIPKETKTIDTIIVGGGISGLSAGWYLQKNKFKDFLILEMDGNVGGNSSFGKNNVSKYPYGAHYVPLPSEDAKYVREFFEEVGIIEGYKDSLPVYNEFFLCADPNERLFFQGHWQEGLVPSRGIQPEDKIQYKEFFSYLEILKTKKGKDGKSAFTIPLEFSSKDKEFLDLDKISMFEFLQSKKWTSDYLNWYVEYCCRDDYGVSHKRVSAWAGLHYFASRTGKAANADTQTVLTWPEGNGFLVDKLKEINENKILTNSLVYQITIENKNKFMVDIFDSITNSYTRYITKNIIYASPRYTAKKIIKDYTNPIADTLEYSPWFVANITLNNKPAGNGVSLSWDNVSYYSRSLGYIVANHQDLTLNRKQTVITYYLPLDTDNPKTERISAYRKSYEDWLEILLPDLEKMHPGITTSIEEIDFWVWGHGMVSPGIDFLWSDKRKKMLENFQGIEFAHSDMSGISIFEEAQFRGCEAAKRVLERS; this comes from the coding sequence ATGCCCACTGATAAATTTTCGATAAATCGAAAACAGTTTCTTAAGATAACGGGGTTAACAGGTATTGGTTTATTAGGTTCCTATTATGGATTAAATAAATTTTTATCTCCAAAAGAGTATTCATTTACAGGCAAAATTTCCGGCGCAAATTTCAAAATGGGACACCTGCTTAGAACAGGCATTTCTGAAATTCCAAAAGAAACTAAAACTATCGATACAATTATTGTCGGAGGAGGAATATCTGGATTATCCGCAGGGTGGTATTTACAAAAAAATAAATTTAAAGATTTTCTTATTTTAGAAATGGATGGTAACGTTGGTGGAAATTCTAGCTTTGGAAAAAACAACGTTAGTAAATATCCGTACGGCGCACATTACGTCCCTCTTCCGAGCGAAGATGCAAAGTATGTTAGAGAATTTTTTGAAGAAGTCGGTATTATAGAGGGATATAAAGATAGTTTACCGGTTTACAACGAATTTTTTCTTTGTGCAGATCCTAATGAAAGACTTTTTTTTCAGGGACATTGGCAAGAAGGACTTGTTCCATCTAGAGGAATTCAACCGGAAGATAAAATTCAATACAAAGAATTCTTTTCTTATTTGGAAATATTAAAAACTAAAAAGGGAAAAGACGGAAAATCTGCGTTCACAATTCCATTGGAATTTAGTTCTAAAGATAAAGAATTTCTTGACTTAGATAAAATTAGTATGTTTGAATTCTTACAATCTAAAAAATGGACTTCTGATTATCTCAATTGGTATGTAGAATATTGTTGTAGAGATGATTATGGAGTATCCCATAAACGAGTTTCTGCTTGGGCAGGTTTACACTATTTTGCCTCTCGAACAGGAAAGGCAGCAAATGCAGACACACAAACCGTTCTAACTTGGCCAGAAGGAAATGGATTTTTAGTGGATAAATTAAAAGAAATCAATGAAAATAAAATTTTAACGAATAGTTTGGTATATCAAATTACGATAGAAAATAAAAATAAATTTATGGTAGATATTTTCGATTCAATAACGAATTCCTATACACGATATATAACAAAAAATATTATATACGCATCACCTCGGTATACAGCGAAAAAAATAATCAAAGATTATACAAATCCAATAGCGGATACTTTAGAGTATTCTCCTTGGTTCGTCGCAAATATTACACTGAATAATAAACCAGCTGGAAATGGAGTTTCCCTTTCTTGGGACAATGTAAGTTATTATAGTCGTTCTTTAGGTTACATTGTAGCGAATCACCAAGACCTAACTTTAAATAGAAAACAAACTGTGATTACCTATTATTTACCATTAGACACTGATAATCCTAAAACGGAAAGAATTTCAGCCTATCGTAAATCGTATGAAGATTGGTTAGAAATTCTTTTACCTGATTTAGAAAAAATGCATCCAGGAATTACAACCTCTATCGAAGAAATTGACTTTTGGGTTTGGGGTCATGGAATGGTCAGTCCGGGAATTGATTTTCTATGGAGTGATAAACGAAAAAAAATGTTAGAAAACTTTCAAGGTATTGAATTTGCGCACTCCGATATGAGCGGAATTTCTATATTTGAAGAAGCACAATTTCGTGGATGCGAAGCAGCAAAAAGGGTATTGGAGCGAAGTTAA
- a CDS encoding polyamine aminopropyltransferase, with protein sequence MSYVLLFSVFVIATCGLVYELIAGSLASYLLGDSITQFSTVIGCYLFSMGIGSFLSKYIRKNLIGIFIQVELLIGLVGGFSASILFLSFEHVSSFRTLLYAMVSITGTLVGLEIPLMMRILKSHFEFSDLVSKVFTFDYIGALIASLLFPLFLVPHLGLVRTSFLFGILNVLTGIWTLYLFEKEIPWLRTLKLSMILGLLSLVAGFIYSDRILGFAETSSYPDKVIYSKYSKYQRIVLTKASDDIRLFLNGNLQFSSRDEYRYHEALVHFGLASLQSPKKILILGGGDGLAVREILKYNTVEQIVLVDLDSAITSLFSNHESLIKLNDKSLLSPLLKIYNEDAFIWLKSNTDKFDFIVVDFPDPGNYSVGKLYTNSFYKLLKNALSKNGVGVIQSTSPYVAKKTFWCVDNTLKSVGFKTLPYHVYVPAFGDWGYILIGNQEFSIPDTFPPNLKYINPEIAKTLPVFPDDMIVKSNEINRLNNQILVRLFEEEWEEYAH encoded by the coding sequence ATGTCCTATGTTTTACTCTTTTCCGTATTCGTAATTGCAACTTGTGGACTCGTTTATGAATTAATCGCTGGCTCACTTGCGAGTTATCTATTAGGTGACTCGATTACCCAATTCTCAACTGTAATCGGCTGTTATTTATTTTCAATGGGAATTGGATCTTTCCTTTCCAAGTATATTCGAAAAAATTTAATTGGAATTTTTATTCAAGTCGAACTTTTAATCGGGCTTGTAGGTGGATTTTCCGCTTCCATTTTATTTTTATCGTTTGAACATGTATCTTCGTTTCGAACACTCTTATACGCAATGGTTTCTATTACAGGAACGTTAGTCGGACTAGAAATTCCGTTGATGATGCGAATCTTAAAGTCTCATTTTGAATTTAGTGACCTTGTATCAAAGGTATTTACGTTTGATTATATAGGAGCGTTAATAGCTTCTTTATTATTTCCATTGTTTTTAGTTCCACATCTTGGCCTCGTTAGAACTTCCTTTTTATTTGGAATTCTAAATGTACTTACTGGAATTTGGACTTTGTATTTATTTGAAAAGGAAATTCCCTGGTTACGCACTTTAAAACTTTCCATGATATTAGGATTACTTTCTTTGGTGGCAGGTTTTATTTATTCAGATAGAATTTTAGGTTTTGCGGAAACTTCAAGTTATCCGGACAAAGTAATTTATTCCAAGTATTCAAAATACCAAAGAATTGTGCTTACAAAGGCAAGTGACGATATTCGGCTATTTTTGAATGGAAATCTTCAATTTAGTTCAAGAGATGAATACCGATACCACGAAGCGTTAGTTCATTTTGGGTTAGCAAGTCTTCAATCTCCTAAAAAAATTCTTATTTTAGGTGGTGGCGACGGACTTGCAGTAAGAGAAATCTTAAAATACAATACAGTCGAACAAATTGTTTTAGTAGACTTAGACTCTGCCATTACTAGTTTATTTTCCAATCACGAATCTTTAATAAAATTAAACGATAAATCCTTATTATCCCCATTATTAAAAATATACAACGAAGATGCTTTTATTTGGCTTAAATCAAATACAGATAAATTTGATTTTATCGTAGTTGATTTTCCTGATCCGGGTAATTATTCTGTCGGAAAACTCTATACTAATTCATTTTACAAACTTCTTAAAAATGCTTTATCCAAGAATGGAGTCGGAGTAATTCAAAGTACATCCCCATACGTCGCCAAAAAAACTTTTTGGTGTGTGGATAATACGCTGAAATCTGTTGGATTTAAAACTCTACCTTACCATGTATACGTTCCTGCTTTCGGGGATTGGGGATATATCCTAATTGGAAACCAAGAATTTTCGATTCCAGATACATTTCCTCCTAATTTAAAATATATCAATCCAGAAATCGCAAAAACCTTACCCGTATTTCCAGACGATATGATAGTAAAGTCCAACGAAATCAATCGACTCAATAATCAAATACTAGTAAGACTTTTCGAAGAAGAATGGGAAGAGTATGCCCACTGA
- a CDS encoding DUF350 domain-containing protein, translated as MELISFKNIISAFLYSGIGLIVLGISFYLFDKLTPGELWKEIGEKNNMPLAITTAAMIIGMAIIIAAAIHS; from the coding sequence ATGGAATTAATCAGCTTTAAAAATATCATCAGCGCTTTTCTTTATTCAGGAATAGGGCTTATAGTTTTAGGAATTTCTTTTTACCTATTCGACAAACTAACTCCTGGTGAGTTATGGAAAGAGATTGGGGAAAAGAACAATATGCCACTGGCTATCACAACAGCAGCCATGATTATAGGTATGGCAATTATTATCGCTGCGGCAATTCATAGTTAA